From a single Verrucomicrobiota bacterium genomic region:
- a CDS encoding sugar ABC transporter substrate-binding protein: MSSAASTVKVRCFLTRKFLAAASFGALAWASAAHAEVSQPTYPKSNLLLVTTVINATNPYMASWIQGSKDLAAKLGVPIEVVQSNGSSQTELAGIQAQAAKGKKIVLVMNPVAASNVPAVVQTINANGGYMVVWWNMPPGTEPKTSGDHFVAFGTYNGITAGECGAEHLVEALHGKGNIIALPGVLDSTVSQERYQGLLDTLKKNPDVKLLDTQPANWDQAIALRTTQQLIAKYGDKLDGVWTADDAMMLGAYQAFKQAGRLEKVKFSGEGAYPPVIDLMVKKAGNNAVVASAFHRGYMAAATGLLIAYKAAVGEIDVSKLTPEQRHGQYAIGCVTPENAAQFQANGGIPQGWLDELIKNPFKDLVGGPVLRTAAP; the protein is encoded by the coding sequence GTGTCATCAGCAGCCAGCACAGTTAAAGTCAGGTGTTTCCTGACGCGTAAGTTTCTAGCGGCAGCTTCGTTCGGGGCCTTGGCGTGGGCGTCAGCCGCTCACGCCGAGGTGAGCCAACCCACCTACCCGAAGTCCAATCTGCTTCTTGTCACCACGGTGATCAACGCCACCAATCCCTACATGGCTTCCTGGATACAGGGGTCGAAGGATCTTGCGGCCAAGCTCGGCGTTCCCATCGAGGTCGTCCAGTCAAACGGGAGTTCTCAGACGGAACTGGCCGGCATCCAGGCGCAGGCTGCGAAGGGCAAGAAGATCGTGCTCGTGATGAATCCGGTGGCGGCCTCAAACGTGCCGGCGGTGGTTCAGACGATCAATGCCAACGGCGGTTATATGGTGGTCTGGTGGAACATGCCGCCGGGCACCGAGCCGAAGACATCCGGCGACCATTTCGTCGCTTTCGGCACCTATAACGGCATCACTGCCGGCGAGTGTGGCGCGGAGCACCTCGTGGAGGCGCTTCACGGCAAGGGAAACATCATCGCTTTGCCGGGGGTGCTTGACAGCACGGTGAGCCAGGAGCGTTACCAGGGCCTGCTCGATACCCTCAAGAAGAACCCGGACGTGAAACTGCTCGACACGCAGCCCGCCAACTGGGATCAGGCGATCGCGCTTCGCACCACCCAACAGCTTATCGCCAAGTACGGGGACAAGCTCGACGGTGTGTGGACGGCCGACGACGCGATGATGCTCGGAGCATATCAGGCGTTCAAACAGGCCGGCAGACTCGAGAAGGTCAAGTTCTCCGGGGAAGGCGCCTACCCGCCGGTCATTGACCTCATGGTCAAGAAGGCAGGCAACAACGCGGTGGTCGCTTCCGCTTTCCATCGCGGCTATATGGCTGCAGCAACCGGCCTCCTCATCGCTTACAAGGCAGCGGTTGGTGAGATTGACGTGTCGAAGCTTACCCCGGAGCAACGGCACGGCCAGTATGCCATCGGCTGCGTCACGCCGGAGAACGCCGCGCAATTTCAGGCAAACGGCGGCATCCCGCAGGGCTGGCTTGATGAGCTGATCAAAAATCCCTTCAAGGATCTTGTCGGCGGCCCCGTCCTCCGCACGGCGGCGCCCTGA
- a CDS encoding ABC transporter permease translates to MNEKATEEIGNGGIRRTFAGFGEIGILVLLIVVFSILNPAKFPTVANLNTILNTAAVPTIIGVGATFVVLMGRIDLSVEGIMGAAGLAYVLLSPNSRTSANWGFGAIVVAIALGAGLGVATALLHTRLKVPSFIVSLGMWYVGLGIAAVLFGQEMQPFLSDTDTSVWPTSAPLGISNSYLVALGVAALGFLVERFTRLGRVPYAIGNNEAVALLTGIPVARYCIYAFAIAGACSALAGVIASMSLGAGAANVGVGMVFFTLAAVVIGGTPLSGGKGGVLRTLVGVLVLSTLYNGLILSGVAPSLQSGVSGLVLVTAAIAAGWSQRDRLRIVK, encoded by the coding sequence ATGAACGAAAAGGCGACGGAGGAGATAGGAAACGGCGGCATCCGCAGAACGTTCGCCGGCTTTGGCGAAATCGGGATCCTCGTCCTTCTCATCGTGGTGTTTTCGATTCTAAACCCGGCCAAGTTTCCGACCGTCGCCAATCTCAACACGATTCTGAACACCGCCGCCGTCCCGACGATCATCGGCGTGGGCGCCACGTTTGTCGTGCTGATGGGCCGAATCGACCTTTCGGTGGAAGGGATCATGGGCGCCGCAGGTCTCGCCTATGTCCTTCTCTCTCCGAACAGCAGGACGAGCGCGAACTGGGGGTTCGGCGCGATCGTCGTCGCCATTGCGCTCGGCGCGGGGCTCGGGGTGGCGACGGCTCTGCTGCACACGCGTTTGAAGGTCCCTTCCTTCATCGTTTCGCTCGGCATGTGGTATGTCGGTCTTGGCATCGCCGCGGTCCTGTTCGGCCAGGAAATGCAGCCGTTTCTCTCCGATACCGATACGAGCGTGTGGCCCACATCGGCCCCGCTTGGCATTTCCAACAGTTACCTCGTTGCGCTCGGTGTTGCGGCCCTCGGGTTCCTGGTTGAGCGTTTCACCCGCCTCGGCCGCGTGCCCTACGCGATCGGCAACAACGAGGCGGTGGCCCTGCTCACGGGCATCCCGGTTGCCCGCTACTGCATCTACGCCTTCGCCATTGCCGGCGCATGCAGTGCACTGGCGGGCGTGATCGCCAGCATGTCCCTTGGCGCAGGGGCCGCAAACGTGGGGGTCGGCATGGTGTTCTTTACGCTTGCAGCCGTCGTGATCGGCGGCACGCCGCTCAGCGGCGGCAAAGGCGGCGTCCTGCGCACCCTGGTCGGCGTGCTCGTATTGTCCACGCTTTATAATGGGCTGATCCTGTCCGGCGTTGCGCCGAGTCTGCAATCCGGCGTCTCAGGGCTCGTTCTCGTCACCGCAGCGATCGCCGCCGGTTGGTCGCAGCGGGACCGTTTGAGGATCGTGAAATGA
- a CDS encoding sugar ABC transporter ATP-binding protein — protein MTTAAGQTASGREPGANRPPVLELNGITKSFGPLVAVDNLSLVIGPNEVVGLLGENGAGKSTLLKILTGVHQPDKGSITVNGKKVTLRNPQEANAAGIGIVHQEQSLFTNLSVAENIVMGLSKQGARSTRFGLYRWGQVNRDAAAILARIGSRIDPRTKMSDLSFAHRQMVEIGRTIEIARETTRALDASDADHGTPLVILDEPTSVLERNETEILEREIRKLKDVGSVIFVSHRLEEVLRICDRLVVMRHGRLVADRPVGNITEDELFELMIGQGARSQAPASAKADAPAKAVLTVDSLSRRHTFHDVSFTVFQGRVTAIVGTVGSGREDVCRAIFGAEAFDGGTITVDGAPVRGWSVRKAIAAGIGYLPSERGVESVVGGLSAARNLTLTYPDKARAGALLSPALRNRLANLWFERLDVRPRDIGLELERFSGGNQQKVALAKWLIAGDLKVLILDHPLRGLDPGASAAVNELIREACRGGAAFILLADTLEEALDLGDEILVMRDGCVTARFDMAREHPTSLDLLEKMV, from the coding sequence ATGACCACCGCCGCCGGCCAAACCGCGTCCGGTCGGGAGCCCGGGGCCAATCGGCCGCCGGTACTCGAACTGAACGGCATCACCAAGAGTTTCGGACCGCTCGTCGCGGTCGACAATCTCTCCCTCGTCATCGGCCCCAATGAGGTAGTCGGACTGCTTGGTGAAAACGGCGCCGGGAAGTCCACCCTGCTCAAGATCCTCACGGGTGTTCACCAGCCGGACAAGGGCTCGATCACCGTGAACGGAAAGAAGGTCACGCTGCGCAATCCGCAGGAGGCCAATGCCGCCGGGATCGGCATCGTTCACCAGGAGCAGTCCCTGTTCACAAACCTCTCGGTGGCCGAGAACATTGTGATGGGCTTGTCGAAGCAGGGGGCGCGGTCGACGCGATTCGGCCTCTATCGCTGGGGACAGGTCAACCGAGACGCAGCGGCGATCCTCGCGCGAATCGGCTCCCGGATCGACCCGCGAACAAAGATGAGCGACCTTTCGTTTGCTCATCGGCAGATGGTCGAGATCGGCCGCACCATCGAGATCGCACGCGAAACGACGCGCGCGCTGGACGCGAGCGACGCCGACCACGGCACGCCGCTCGTGATCCTGGATGAGCCGACCTCGGTGCTCGAACGTAATGAGACCGAAATCCTTGAGCGCGAAATCAGAAAGCTCAAGGACGTCGGCTCGGTGATTTTCGTATCGCACCGCCTCGAGGAGGTCCTGCGCATTTGCGACCGGCTCGTGGTGATGCGCCACGGCCGGCTCGTGGCCGACCGGCCGGTCGGCAACATAACCGAAGACGAACTCTTCGAGCTCATGATCGGCCAGGGTGCGCGGTCGCAGGCACCCGCGAGCGCAAAAGCTGACGCGCCGGCGAAGGCCGTCCTGACGGTCGACAGCCTGTCGCGCCGCCATACCTTTCACGACGTCAGCTTCACGGTCTTTCAAGGCCGCGTGACGGCGATCGTCGGGACCGTCGGGTCCGGGCGCGAAGACGTGTGCCGGGCGATTTTCGGGGCCGAAGCCTTTGACGGCGGCACGATCACGGTCGATGGCGCTCCCGTACGCGGCTGGTCGGTGCGCAAAGCCATCGCCGCCGGCATCGGCTATCTACCCTCTGAACGCGGAGTGGAGAGCGTCGTCGGCGGCCTGTCCGCAGCCCGCAACCTTACGCTCACCTACCCGGACAAGGCCCGCGCCGGCGCCTTGCTCAGCCCTGCCCTCCGAAACCGCCTGGCCAACCTCTGGTTCGAACGCCTCGACGTGCGTCCGCGCGACATCGGGCTCGAACTCGAGCGTTTCTCGGGTGGAAATCAGCAGAAGGTGGCGCTCGCCAAGTGGCTGATCGCGGGCGACCTGAAGGTGTTGATCCTCGATCATCCGCTGCGCGGGCTGGATCCGGGAGCAAGCGCAGCCGTGAACGAGTTGATCCGCGAAGCGTGCCGCGGCGGCGCGGCTTTCATCCTCCTCGCCGACACCCTGGAGGAGGCGCTCGACCTCGGCGACGAGATCCTGGTGATGCGCGACGGCTGCGTGACGGCCCGTTTCGACATGGCGCGAGAACACCCGACTTCACTCGATCTCCTGGAGAAAATGGTTTGA
- a CDS encoding ABC transporter permease codes for MSSSTSSPALKFGGIRSIRPEKLRILLAPLAIFLCLLVVVSVAVPQFLHGGGPSIIAQQATPILLIALAQCVVLQVSSIDLSNASMALLCAILSAETLGPLGIASPCLCVGVVTLIGMLNGAVLTFTQIPSFALTLGTLGILQAACLVITGANVVYVTSHLELVSWLFHVQILTLPIAFWLSVLCAVLLWAFIRFTATGQGLMAIGFNERASILSGLPVRRLKITAFGLSGFLAGLAGLSVIAISGAASSYGLGSDLLVPGIAAALAGGTAITGGVCNPINVVFGALFVALIPVGSAAIGVSTQAQSIVYGAVLIVAVAATASRSRTGIIK; via the coding sequence TTGAGCTCTTCCACTTCCTCCCCGGCTTTGAAATTCGGCGGCATCCGGTCCATTCGACCGGAGAAACTGCGAATCCTGCTCGCGCCGCTTGCGATCTTTCTCTGCCTGCTGGTGGTCGTCTCGGTCGCCGTCCCGCAGTTCCTCCACGGTGGCGGCCCTTCGATCATCGCGCAACAGGCGACGCCGATCCTGCTCATCGCGCTCGCCCAGTGCGTCGTTCTCCAGGTCAGTTCGATCGACCTATCAAACGCTTCGATGGCCCTGCTCTGCGCTATTCTGAGCGCCGAAACGCTCGGGCCGCTCGGGATCGCCTCGCCCTGCCTTTGCGTCGGGGTCGTCACGCTCATCGGCATGCTCAACGGCGCCGTGCTGACGTTCACGCAGATTCCGTCTTTTGCGTTGACCCTCGGTACGCTCGGCATTCTCCAGGCGGCCTGCCTGGTGATCACCGGAGCGAATGTCGTCTACGTTACGTCGCATCTCGAACTCGTGTCCTGGCTCTTCCACGTTCAAATCCTTACGTTGCCGATCGCGTTTTGGCTGAGCGTTCTGTGCGCCGTCCTCCTTTGGGCTTTCATACGCTTCACCGCGACCGGGCAGGGGCTCATGGCGATCGGCTTCAATGAGCGCGCGTCGATCCTATCCGGCCTGCCGGTGAGGCGGCTCAAGATAACCGCTTTCGGCTTGTCGGGTTTTCTGGCCGGGCTCGCGGGTCTGTCGGTCATCGCCATCAGCGGGGCGGCTTCATCGTACGGCCTGGGCAGCGATCTGCTCGTGCCGGGTATTGCAGCGGCGCTCGCAGGAGGGACGGCCATCACCGGCGGCGTATGCAACCCGATCAACGTCGTGTTCGGCGCCCTGTTTGTCGCGCTCATCCCGGTCGGCAGTGCCGCGATCGGGGTAAGCACGCAGGCGCAAAGCATCGTCTATGGCGCGGTTCTGATCGTCGCTGTCGCTGCGACGGCAAGCCGCTCTCGCACTGGCATCATCAAATAG
- a CDS encoding 3-keto-5-aminohexanoate cleavage protein produces MATTLDRFADRAPGWETPVMIESHQNGVRTKAMNPNTPVTYEEVVEDAIRCWDAGASAIHVHNTNFDLRGKEAADDYMPAWSKILKARPDMIWYPTTCNNLLCTEGQTGLEHVAYLNKDANVQVAVVDTGIDLFAVDLDEKGHILGRPYGWNYQQVAGQVDFCRKNDIAMIWGVYEPGHLRLGRHYVDRGMYTNGSMWDFYLVGKYGLTSSKPIGTCGMEPTLESLYYYLDMIAQAKHKLPWCISIWGEGSLDTRPIIKRAIELGGHIKTGLELFFDPDRNPTNLDLLQEVQEIAKEVGRPLATHEDARRIYNIK; encoded by the coding sequence ATGGCTACGACATTGGATCGATTCGCTGACCGGGCGCCCGGTTGGGAGACGCCGGTAATGATCGAATCGCATCAGAACGGCGTGCGCACGAAGGCGATGAACCCTAATACGCCGGTCACCTACGAAGAGGTCGTCGAGGACGCGATCCGCTGCTGGGACGCGGGCGCGAGCGCAATTCACGTCCACAACACGAATTTCGACCTCCGCGGAAAGGAAGCCGCCGACGATTACATGCCGGCCTGGAGCAAGATCTTGAAGGCGCGGCCTGACATGATCTGGTATCCGACAACGTGTAATAATCTGCTTTGCACCGAGGGTCAGACCGGGCTCGAACACGTGGCATACTTGAATAAGGACGCCAACGTGCAGGTCGCAGTCGTGGATACCGGCATCGACCTCTTCGCCGTCGATCTTGACGAGAAGGGCCACATCCTCGGCCGCCCGTATGGTTGGAACTACCAACAGGTCGCCGGGCAGGTCGACTTCTGCCGGAAGAACGACATCGCGATGATCTGGGGAGTCTACGAGCCCGGCCACCTTCGCCTTGGCCGTCATTATGTCGATCGCGGTATGTATACGAACGGCTCGATGTGGGATTTCTATCTGGTGGGCAAGTATGGACTCACCTCATCGAAGCCCATCGGCACTTGCGGAATGGAGCCGACTCTTGAGAGCCTGTACTATTACCTGGACATGATCGCGCAGGCCAAACATAAGCTGCCGTGGTGCATATCGATCTGGGGCGAAGGCAGTCTCGATACGCGCCCGATCATCAAGCGGGCTATAGAACTCGGCGGACACATCAAGACGGGTCTCGAATTGTTCTTCGATCCGGACCGGAATCCGACTAACCTCGATCTACTTCAGGAGGTCCAGGAAATTGCCAAGGAAGTCGGCCGGCCCCTGGCGACTCATGAGGACGCAAGAAGAATCTACAACATAAAGTAA
- a CDS encoding sugar-binding transcriptional regulator — translation MKQSNSPAPIKRARRGRRKVTPTLLLGQKDTLAKATWLYHHQKLTQQQVADELGLSRPTVVRLLRQALEEGIVTVSLRVDVLRQMELATRLAKRFGLQEVFIVPTSVGHTEADVLRAVGEMGALYLENNLQPNQVITLSWGKTLLEVARALNENPVKGLVIAQTLGGLNSGHTFNPYRVASLFGEKLHAPVYHLYVPVIVASKEVRDLFMSDPGVQATLAVARLAAQCMVSVGKVDHSATVVQTGFLNTSTIDQLRARGAVGDISGRYFDIDGKRILGDVDDRILALPWEDFQRLKNVVAVACGLDKKHAILGALRTGVLSRLIIDDQTALALLEEGGGDFAPEPAGSREGPA, via the coding sequence ATGAAGCAGAGCAACAGCCCCGCCCCGATCAAGCGCGCCAGACGGGGCCGTAGAAAAGTTACCCCGACGCTACTTCTCGGGCAGAAAGATACCCTTGCCAAGGCCACCTGGCTTTATCATCACCAAAAACTGACGCAGCAACAAGTCGCTGACGAGCTCGGCTTGTCCCGTCCAACGGTAGTTCGCTTGTTACGGCAGGCGCTCGAAGAAGGCATCGTCACGGTTTCGCTGCGTGTGGACGTCTTGAGGCAGATGGAGCTTGCCACGCGGCTCGCAAAGCGATTCGGGCTGCAGGAGGTTTTCATCGTGCCGACCTCGGTCGGACACACCGAGGCCGACGTCCTGCGCGCGGTTGGCGAAATGGGTGCACTTTATTTGGAAAACAATCTCCAACCGAATCAGGTCATCACCCTCAGCTGGGGAAAAACTCTTTTGGAGGTTGCACGCGCCCTGAACGAAAATCCTGTAAAGGGCTTGGTAATCGCTCAAACGTTAGGCGGACTAAACAGCGGGCACACTTTCAATCCTTACCGGGTGGCGTCATTGTTCGGCGAAAAGCTTCACGCGCCCGTTTATCATTTATACGTCCCGGTAATAGTCGCCTCAAAAGAGGTACGGGACCTTTTCATGTCCGATCCCGGAGTACAGGCAACCCTTGCCGTCGCACGACTTGCCGCTCAGTGCATGGTGAGCGTGGGCAAGGTCGATCACAGCGCCACCGTAGTGCAGACCGGTTTTTTAAATACTTCCACCATCGACCAGTTAAGGGCTCGAGGGGCGGTGGGAGACATCTCCGGACGTTACTTTGACATCGATGGTAAAAGGATTCTGGGGGACGTGGACGATCGGATCCTGGCTTTGCCGTGGGAGGATTTTCAGCGTCTCAAAAACGTCGTGGCGGTTGCCTGCGGTCTCGACAAGAAACACGCCATTCTTGGCGCTTTACGCACCGGGGTGCTCAGCCGCCTGATCATTGATGATCAGACGGCGCTTGCGCTCCTGGAAGAGGGTGGTGGCGACTTTGCGCCTGAGCCGGCGGGCTCCCGGGAAGGGCCCGCCTAA
- a CDS encoding bifunctional 2-methylcitrate dehydratase/aconitate hydratase: MSADLTSAVRPEPDACLRQLADYVHNPEAITSEEAFDTARLCLMDTLGCGLLALSYPACTKLLGPIVPGASLPGTGARVPGTSYELDPVQAAFNIGTAIRWLDYNDTWLAAEWGHPSDNLGGILAVADYLSRRRVREGEKPLLIRDVLLAMIQAHEIQGILALENSFNRVGLDHVLLVRVASTGVVTRLLGGSREDVINALSNAFIDGGALRTYRHAPNTGSRKSWAAGDATSRAVRLALQALRGEMGYPSALTAKTWGFQDVLFSKNPLRVPSQGFGSYVMENVLFKISFPAEFHAQTAVEAALALHPQVAGRLDEIERVVIETQESGKRIIDKAGPLDNPADRDHCIQFMVAVTLIFGRLTAEDYEDKQARDPRIDALRNRMEVVENRQFTADYLDPAKRSIGNAVQVFFNGGTKTDRVAVEYPVGHRRRRSEGIPLLLEKFERNLRGRIPARDAGAILALCADPARLAATPVNRFMDLFVV, translated from the coding sequence ATGTCTGCAGATCTCACCAGCGCAGTTCGCCCGGAACCGGATGCATGTTTGCGGCAGCTTGCCGATTACGTCCACAACCCCGAAGCCATCACGAGCGAGGAAGCCTTTGATACCGCCAGGCTTTGCCTGATGGACACGCTCGGCTGCGGCCTGTTGGCGCTCAGCTACCCGGCTTGCACCAAGCTCCTCGGCCCGATCGTTCCCGGCGCCAGCTTGCCCGGCACCGGCGCGCGGGTGCCCGGCACGAGCTACGAACTGGATCCGGTCCAGGCCGCCTTTAATATCGGGACCGCGATCCGCTGGCTGGATTACAACGACACCTGGCTGGCGGCGGAATGGGGACACCCATCCGACAACCTGGGAGGCATTCTCGCCGTGGCCGATTACCTCAGCCGGCGCCGGGTTCGCGAGGGCGAAAAACCGTTGCTGATCCGCGACGTTTTGCTCGCGATGATCCAGGCCCATGAGATCCAGGGGATCCTCGCGCTCGAAAACAGTTTCAACCGGGTCGGTCTCGACCACGTGCTGCTGGTGCGTGTCGCCTCGACGGGTGTCGTTACCCGGTTGCTCGGCGGCTCGCGTGAGGACGTGATTAATGCGCTCTCCAATGCCTTCATCGATGGCGGCGCGCTCAGGACCTACCGGCATGCACCCAACACCGGTTCGCGCAAATCGTGGGCGGCCGGCGACGCAACCAGCCGGGCGGTGCGCCTTGCCTTGCAGGCGCTGCGCGGCGAGATGGGTTACCCCAGTGCGCTGACGGCGAAAACCTGGGGCTTTCAGGACGTGCTCTTCAGCAAAAACCCGCTCCGGGTTCCGTCGCAAGGTTTCGGCTCTTACGTGATGGAGAACGTCCTGTTCAAGATCTCGTTCCCGGCCGAATTCCACGCACAGACCGCCGTTGAGGCCGCACTTGCGCTGCATCCGCAAGTTGCCGGGCGCCTTGACGAGATCGAGCGCGTCGTGATTGAAACTCAGGAGAGCGGCAAGCGCATCATCGACAAGGCCGGCCCGCTCGATAACCCGGCCGACCGTGACCATTGCATCCAGTTCATGGTTGCCGTGACCCTTATTTTCGGCCGCCTGACGGCCGAAGATTACGAAGACAAGCAGGCTCGTGACCCGCGCATCGACGCGCTGCGCAACCGGATGGAGGTTGTGGAAAACCGGCAGTTTACGGCGGATTACCTGGACCCTGCAAAGCGTTCGATCGGCAACGCCGTGCAGGTCTTCTTCAATGGCGGCACAAAAACCGATCGCGTCGCCGTTGAATACCCCGTCGGCCACCGGCGCCGCCGCAGCGAGGGCATCCCCCTGTTACTCGAGAAATTCGAACGCAACCTGCGCGGCAGGATCCCGGCGCGCGATGCCGGCGCCATCCTGGCGCTCTGCGCGGACCCGGCGCGCCTGGCGGCGACACCCGTGAACCGTTTCATGGATCTGTTTGTCGTTTGA
- a CDS encoding ABC transporter permease, with protein MAELRATLQRRMLANQWPFLLVVVVILSIIAGTVNARYFAIGNVSNLLGQISVLSLVACGATILIISGNFDISVGANIGLSSVVMAMLMRNGVFPPLAALAGVLIATICGSLIGAASILFQAPSFIISLAAIGVFQGIALFITQGTIQTIYGQFETLGELKLFNFLPLLFLIALAGYGVIHFILTRTQLGRCIYAIGNNQRAAYLAGIDVKRKKLIFFALNGLFVGCAAMLLLSRVGAAQPSTGTGMELQAIGSVVIGGAPMSGGKGNVVGTFFGVLLWGVVGNALNMMRVNPYIQDVIIGLLIIFAVAVSSLRVRAERAMME; from the coding sequence ATGGCGGAGCTTCGCGCGACCCTACAGAGAAGGATGCTGGCCAATCAATGGCCGTTCTTGTTAGTCGTCGTCGTCATCCTGTCGATCATCGCCGGCACGGTCAACGCCCGTTATTTCGCGATCGGCAACGTGAGCAACCTGTTGGGCCAGATCTCAGTTCTCAGCCTGGTAGCCTGCGGCGCGACGATCCTGATCATTTCCGGCAATTTCGATATTTCCGTGGGGGCCAACATCGGCCTGTCATCAGTCGTCATGGCCATGTTGATGCGTAACGGCGTGTTCCCTCCGTTGGCGGCCTTGGCCGGGGTCCTCATTGCAACCATCTGCGGTTCTTTGATCGGGGCGGCCTCGATCCTGTTTCAGGCCCCTTCGTTCATCATTTCGCTGGCCGCGATCGGCGTTTTCCAAGGGATAGCCTTGTTTATCACGCAAGGCACGATCCAGACGATTTACGGGCAGTTCGAAACACTCGGAGAACTGAAGCTGTTCAATTTCCTGCCGTTGCTTTTCCTGATCGCGCTGGCCGGTTACGGAGTGATTCACTTCATTCTCACCCGCACGCAGCTTGGGCGATGCATTTATGCGATCGGCAACAATCAACGCGCCGCCTACCTGGCCGGCATCGACGTGAAGCGGAAAAAGCTGATCTTCTTTGCCCTGAACGGCTTGTTTGTCGGCTGCGCGGCGATGCTGCTGTTGTCGAGAGTGGGGGCCGCCCAGCCCAGCACCGGTACCGGCATGGAACTGCAGGCGATCGGGTCAGTGGTTATCGGCGGCGCTCCGATGTCGGGCGGAAAAGGAAATGTGGTAGGCACGTTTTTCGGTGTCCTGCTCTGGGGTGTAGTCGGCAACGCTTTGAACATGATGCGCGTTAACCCGTACATTCAGGACGTCATCATCGGCCTTCTGATCATTTTTGCAGTCGCGGTGAGTTCTCTGAGGGTACGCGCGGAAAGGGCCATGATGGAATAA
- a CDS encoding sugar ABC transporter ATP-binding protein, producing the protein MKGNDRRDVLAVQGLRKTFGDTVALDRVTFDLYAGEVHCLVGENGAGKSTLIKILSGAERPDKGRIIVFGKEYGRLTPGQALDLGIATIYQDVELVSSLTVADNIFLGHEVRSRLGLIDYSTQNRKARELMDSLSIGIPETALVEHLSPAQQQTLQIVKALHIEAKILIMDEPTSSLGVEETRALMDLVRKLAARNIGIIYISHYFEEVFEVGDRITVLKDGQVINTFDARSTDLGTITRSMIGREPSQFYDRAQVEAGEVILTVRGLSRHGLFEDVSFDLHRGEILGFGGVVGAGRSEVMNVIFGADRRTAGEIVLNGVAMNPRSPRQAIGTGLAMLTEDRKALGLFDLRPVLENMAIVANEADGFVLNSRKEISAVEALIKRLQIVTAGIRQPIGFLSGGNQQKAILGRWLLSNAQVLIFDEPTKGVDIGAKQQIYELMVGLAKAGKGILMVSSDMPELISVSDRIAVMREGRLVATIKSKAVTEHELLGYFLGTC; encoded by the coding sequence ATGAAGGGGAATGACCGCCGAGACGTTCTTGCCGTCCAGGGCCTGAGGAAAACGTTCGGGGACACCGTCGCTCTCGATCGCGTCACCTTTGACTTGTATGCCGGTGAGGTCCATTGCCTGGTTGGCGAGAACGGCGCCGGCAAATCGACCTTGATCAAGATTCTGTCCGGTGCCGAGCGCCCGGACAAGGGACGAATCATCGTTTTCGGCAAAGAATATGGCCGCCTTACCCCCGGCCAGGCGCTGGACCTGGGAATTGCCACCATCTACCAGGACGTTGAACTCGTCTCCTCGCTCACTGTGGCGGACAACATTTTTCTGGGGCACGAGGTGAGGTCCAGACTCGGGCTGATCGATTACTCGACCCAGAACCGTAAGGCGCGGGAGTTGATGGATTCGCTTAGCATCGGGATCCCGGAAACCGCCTTGGTGGAACATCTCTCCCCGGCGCAGCAGCAGACATTGCAGATCGTAAAGGCCCTTCATATAGAAGCGAAGATCCTGATCATGGACGAACCGACGTCGTCGCTGGGCGTTGAAGAGACGCGAGCCTTGATGGACCTGGTCAGGAAACTCGCCGCCCGTAACATCGGGATCATATACATATCCCACTATTTCGAAGAGGTTTTCGAGGTCGGTGACCGGATCACGGTGCTGAAGGACGGGCAGGTGATAAACACATTCGACGCCCGGAGTACGGACCTCGGTACCATCACCAGGAGCATGATTGGCAGGGAACCTTCCCAGTTCTATGATCGGGCCCAGGTCGAAGCGGGGGAGGTCATTCTGACGGTTCGCGGTCTAAGCCGTCACGGCCTGTTTGAGGACGTGAGCTTTGACCTGCATCGGGGCGAAATCCTTGGGTTTGGCGGGGTGGTCGGGGCGGGTCGCTCTGAGGTGATGAACGTCATCTTCGGTGCGGACCGCAGGACCGCCGGTGAAATTGTCCTGAACGGCGTCGCGATGAATCCCCGTTCACCGCGGCAGGCCATCGGAACGGGACTGGCGATGCTTACGGAGGACAGAAAGGCGCTCGGGCTTTTTGATTTAAGGCCGGTGCTGGAGAATATGGCGATCGTCGCAAATGAAGCTGATGGCTTCGTCTTGAATAGCCGGAAAGAGATTTCCGCGGTGGAAGCGTTGATCAAGCGCCTTCAGATCGTCACGGCGGGCATCCGGCAGCCGATCGGCTTTCTGAGCGGTGGAAATCAGCAGAAGGCGATCCTGGGGAGATGGCTGCTCAGCAACGCCCAGGTGTTGATCTTCGACGAACCTACCAAAGGGGTCGACATCGGCGCGAAGCAGCAGATTTATGAGCTCATGGTCGGGCTCGCAAAAGCGGGGAAGGGGATCTTGATGGTATCTTCCGACATGCCTGAACTTATCTCGGTGAGTGACAGGATCGCGGTTATGAGAGAAGGCAGGCTGGTTGCGACGATCAAATCGAAGGCGGTCACCGAGCACGAGTTGCTGGGTTATTTCCTGGGAACCTGCTGA